In Deinococcus puniceus, one genomic interval encodes:
- a CDS encoding L-serine ammonia-lyase, iron-sulfur-dependent, subunit beta yields MTLTDLMNAPAPASGWVLAQDCEETGLDPADIRAEMARRIGEMRASIERGLSSDAKSITGMVGWNAKGLWDAPDALNAPLIRRVQAYAMAVNEENARMGRIVAAPTAGSAGTIPGALLGVADHLGIPDERLVDPMILAAGVGKAISKRMFISGAAGGCQAEIGSSAAMAAAAVTELLGGSPRACIQAASLALMNTIGLVCDPVGGYVEVPCVSRNAFFAVHAVSAAQLALAQLESFIPPDEVLGAMAQVGRMMPAQLRETAEGGLAQTPTGLAVTARMEGRQPDEGGGMIELPMA; encoded by the coding sequence GGAAACGGGGCTTGACCCGGCTGATATTCGTGCGGAAATGGCGCGGCGGATTGGAGAAATGCGGGCCAGCATCGAGCGGGGGCTAAGTAGCGACGCCAAAAGCATTACGGGCATGGTGGGCTGGAATGCCAAGGGTCTGTGGGACGCGCCCGACGCCCTGAATGCCCCCCTGATTCGCCGGGTGCAGGCTTACGCGATGGCCGTGAACGAGGAAAACGCCCGCATGGGCCGCATCGTGGCCGCCCCCACCGCCGGAAGTGCCGGAACCATTCCCGGTGCGCTGCTGGGCGTGGCCGATCATTTGGGCATTCCCGATGAGCGGCTGGTAGACCCGATGATTTTGGCGGCGGGCGTGGGCAAGGCCATCAGCAAACGCATGTTCATTTCGGGCGCGGCGGGCGGGTGTCAGGCCGAAATCGGCTCTAGCGCGGCGATGGCAGCGGCGGCAGTCACCGAACTCTTGGGCGGCAGTCCCCGCGCCTGCATTCAGGCGGCCAGCCTCGCTCTGATGAATACCATCGGTCTCGTGTGCGACCCGGTGGGCGGCTACGTAGAAGTGCCGTGCGTGAGCCGGAATGCCTTTTTTGCCGTTCACGCCGTCAGTGCGGCGCAGTTGGCGTTGGCGCAACTGGAATCCTTCATTCCGCCCGATGAGGTGCTGGGCGCAATGGCCCAAGTTGGCCGCATGATGCCCGCCCAACTGCGCGAAACGGCGGAAGGTGGCTTGGCCCAGACGCCCACCGGACTGGCCGTGACCGCCCGAATGGAAGGCCGCCAACCTGACGAGGGTGGCGGCATGATCGAACTCCCGATGGCGTAG
- a CDS encoding PadR family transcriptional regulator produces MPRSPNSSPHTRAVLRTLLHTHPASMHGYDLSKATDLKSGTLYPILKRLHEQGHLNAEWEASPHPGKPPRHIYTLTASGITLAREKPEQAAGAMKGALI; encoded by the coding sequence ATGCCCCGATCTCCCAACTCCAGCCCGCACACCCGCGCCGTCCTGCGAACGCTGCTGCACACGCACCCAGCGTCCATGCACGGCTACGACCTCAGCAAAGCCACCGACCTGAAAAGTGGCACGCTGTATCCGATCCTGAAACGGCTGCACGAGCAGGGCCACCTGAACGCCGAGTGGGAAGCCTCGCCGCATCCCGGCAAACCGCCCCGGCACATCTACACCCTCACCGCCAGCGGCATAACCCTTGCGCGGGAGAAGCCGGAGCAGGCGGCGGGGGCCATGAAGGGGGCGCTGATATGA
- a CDS encoding class I SAM-dependent methyltransferase, translated as MTANHPAEVAAHYATEQHLRTRIGTHRRYTVGPDLEASLDELLRLTGQETLLDVGTGPGEFPGRLRAQGHTGRLVGVDLSAGMVEQARAHQPGVEFLQASADALPFADATFDVVTARHMLYHVPDVTAALTEFRRVLKPGGRFLAVTNASTYMSELWAAVAEAATLEPSLDAVRASRGSFAAAFSELNGEGVVRDVFGNVEVSFLQSALVFPDSQPVLDYLASLPSWQNLSGPEQERGWAAVGQVLRPLLQAGGWRVSKTLVFLSARK; from the coding sequence ATGACCGCCAACCACCCCGCCGAAGTCGCCGCCCACTACGCCACCGAGCAGCATTTGCGGACTCGAATAGGAACCCATCGGCGGTACACTGTCGGCCCCGATCTGGAAGCCAGCTTGGATGAATTGCTGCGGCTGACCGGGCAAGAAACCTTGCTAGATGTAGGCACAGGGCCGGGCGAGTTTCCGGGGCGATTGCGGGCGCAGGGACATACAGGGCGGTTGGTGGGCGTGGATTTGTCGGCGGGCATGGTGGAACAGGCCCGCGCCCATCAGCCCGGTGTGGAATTTTTGCAGGCCAGCGCCGATGCGTTGCCCTTTGCTGACGCAACTTTTGATGTGGTCACGGCCCGCCACATGCTCTACCACGTGCCGGATGTCACGGCTGCCCTGACAGAATTCAGGCGAGTGCTGAAGCCGGGTGGCCGCTTTCTGGCCGTCACTAACGCCAGCACTTACATGTCCGAATTGTGGGCGGCGGTGGCTGAGGCCGCTACTCTGGAGCCGTCGTTAGACGCGGTGCGAGCCAGCCGGGGCAGTTTCGCGGCGGCCTTTTCGGAACTGAACGGGGAAGGGGTGGTGCGCGATGTGTTCGGGAATGTCGAGGTCAGCTTCTTGCAGAGTGCGCTGGTGTTTCCAGACTCTCAGCCTGTACTGGATTACTTGGCCTCGCTTCCGTCATGGCAAAACCTATCTGGGCCAGAGCAGGAGCGCGGGTGGGCGGCGGTGGGCCAAGTGCTGCGGCCCCTGCTGCAAGCGGGCGGCTGGCGAGTGTCCAAAACCTTGGTGTTTCTGTCTGCCCGCAAATAA
- a CDS encoding HAD family hydrolase, translated as MRSEFDAVLFDLDGVLVDSELLAANVWVDLLAEHGLTMNRENFMARAVGSTHVALFEWLSTDHGWQRPDTFTDVMDTRLAAAFQAVPAIEGARKTLNALHAAGLPFAVASNSERTRLHLKLASAGLAELVGQHAYDPASVGGRGKPKPDLYLHAAAQLGVTAERCVVIEDSATGVLAGVAAGAAVWGLLAGGHAHPSGAAALIAAGASRILHTHEELRAALGLEVSV; from the coding sequence ATGAGATCAGAATTTGACGCGGTGCTGTTCGACTTAGACGGCGTGCTGGTAGACAGTGAACTGTTGGCCGCCAACGTCTGGGTAGACCTGCTGGCCGAGCATGGCCTGACCATGAACCGCGAGAACTTTATGGCGCGGGCGGTGGGCAGCACGCATGTGGCCCTCTTCGAATGGCTGTCTACCGATCACGGTTGGCAACGTCCCGACACCTTTACGGACGTGATGGACACGCGGTTGGCGGCGGCGTTTCAGGCCGTACCCGCCATAGAGGGAGCGCGGAAAACGCTGAACGCTCTACACGCGGCGGGGCTGCCTTTTGCTGTTGCCAGCAACAGTGAGCGCACCCGCCTGCACCTGAAATTGGCCTCGGCGGGATTGGCAGAATTGGTGGGCCAGCACGCCTATGACCCAGCCAGCGTAGGCGGGCGCGGCAAGCCTAAGCCTGACTTGTACCTGCACGCCGCCGCACAGTTGGGCGTCACCGCTGAACGCTGCGTGGTGATAGAAGACAGCGCCACAGGTGTACTGGCCGGAGTCGCGGCGGGCGCGGCAGTGTGGGGACTCTTGGCTGGCGGTCACGCCCACCCCAGCGGCGCGGCGGCCCTGATTGCGGCAGGTGCAAGCAGGATTCTGCACACACATGAGGAACTGCGGGCGGCGTTGGGGTTGGAAGTCTCCGTCTAA
- a CDS encoding histidine triad nucleotide-binding protein yields the protein MTANRGRTIFERIIDREIPAQIVFEDDDFIAIRDIAPKAPIHLLVIPKRHTERVDEITDAAEMGRLWLTAVKVAREQAADYRLVVNCGEGGGQVVFHTHIHILAGWEKGPESDTE from the coding sequence ATGACCGCCAACCGGGGCCGCACCATTTTCGAACGCATCATTGACCGCGAGATTCCCGCGCAGATCGTGTTCGAGGACGACGATTTCATTGCCATCCGCGATATCGCGCCCAAAGCGCCGATTCATCTGCTGGTGATTCCCAAGCGGCACACCGAGCGCGTAGACGAGATTACCGACGCCGCCGAAATGGGCCGCCTGTGGCTGACGGCAGTGAAAGTAGCCCGCGAACAGGCCGCCGATTACCGCCTCGTGGTCAACTGCGGCGAAGGCGGCGGGCAAGTGGTGTTTCATACCCACATTCACATTCTGGCGGGCTGGGAAAAAGGCCCAGAGAGTGACACGGAATGA
- a CDS encoding ferritin-like domain-containing protein: MTNLDTQMETPAADQTSMNRRSLLGALGKAGLGAAAFGALGSTSLAAPAKNIDADVLNFALNLEYLEAAFYLAAVGRINELRAIGGDAEIRLPAGLDRTTGMQFKDSTVQAFVKDIAEDELAHVKLLYGALGKGAARRPVLDLSAAFNAAGQAASGGAIKGFNPYANELFFLHGAFIFEDVGVTAYNGAATLITSPAYLQAAAGILAVEAYHAGAIRTLLYQQRQVTAAAGLYVGQVVGAISNLRGKVGGSKDAGLSDARGAIIAPTDKNAVAYARSTREVLNIVYLAPNASRGGFFPNGLNGSIK; encoded by the coding sequence ATGACCAACCTTGACACTCAGATGGAAACTCCCGCCGCCGACCAGACCTCTATGAACCGCCGCAGCTTGCTCGGAGCGTTGGGCAAGGCGGGACTGGGCGCAGCCGCATTCGGGGCGCTGGGGTCTACCAGCCTTGCCGCACCCGCCAAAAACATCGACGCCGACGTGCTGAACTTTGCGCTGAACCTCGAATACTTGGAAGCGGCGTTTTATCTGGCCGCCGTGGGCCGCATCAACGAACTCCGCGCCATCGGTGGCGACGCCGAAATCCGCCTGCCCGCTGGCCTAGACCGCACCACCGGCATGCAGTTCAAGGATTCCACTGTGCAGGCCTTCGTGAAAGACATTGCCGAAGACGAACTGGCCCACGTGAAGCTGCTGTACGGCGCGTTGGGCAAGGGGGCCGCCCGCCGCCCGGTGCTTGACCTGAGCGCCGCCTTCAATGCCGCTGGGCAGGCCGCGAGTGGTGGAGCCATCAAGGGCTTCAACCCTTACGCCAACGAGCTGTTTTTCCTGCACGGCGCGTTTATTTTTGAAGATGTGGGTGTCACGGCCTATAACGGCGCAGCCACGCTGATTACCAGTCCTGCCTACCTGCAAGCCGCTGCCGGAATCTTGGCGGTGGAGGCTTACCACGCCGGAGCCATTCGCACCTTGTTGTACCAACAGCGTCAGGTCACGGCGGCGGCGGGCCTGTACGTGGGCCAAGTCGTGGGGGCCATCAGCAACCTGCGCGGCAAGGTCGGCGGCAGCAAGGATGCGGGCCTCAGCGACGCGAGAGGAGCCATCATCGCGCCCACCGATAAGAACGCGGTGGCCTATGCCCGCAGCACCCGCGAAGTGCTGAACATCGTGTACCTCGCGCCCAACGCCAGCAGGGGTGGCTTCTTCCCCAACGGTCTGAACGGCAGCATCAAGTAA
- a CDS encoding SDR family NAD(P)-dependent oxidoreductase: MSRKKTSLTRLLPKRLLVAAGLAALVGRRALNTPTDLTGKSVLITGGSRGLGLALGREFAARGAHLTLMARDAAELERAAADLRGRGARVLTVAGDVTVDADIARVLDAAEAEYGRLDVLANVAGIIQTGPLANMTEADFRDIMEINTFGPLKMTRAALPLLRAVRGRVLLVASVGGKVGIPHLAPYSVSKFALVGLGQVLRAELAQEGITVTTVCPGLMQTGSARNATVKGQHAREYALFATLDNLPVISMAAPEAARRMVNATVRGDAEAMIGGPAVLLRTAQAIAPQLTADLMALGNRFLPRPTPSDRGVIGKNAESPITQKNPIKRAAEAEFNE, encoded by the coding sequence ATGAGCCGCAAGAAGACTTCTCTGACACGACTCTTGCCCAAGCGCTTGCTGGTGGCTGCGGGCTTGGCTGCCTTGGTGGGCCGCCGCGCCCTGAACACGCCCACAGACTTGACTGGCAAATCGGTGCTGATTACCGGTGGTTCGCGGGGGCTGGGGCTGGCGCTGGGCCGCGAATTTGCCGCACGGGGCGCACACCTGACCCTGATGGCCCGCGACGCCGCCGAACTGGAGCGGGCTGCTGCCGACCTGCGAGGCCGGGGCGCACGTGTCCTCACGGTGGCCGGAGACGTAACTGTAGACGCCGACATTGCTCGTGTCCTTGACGCTGCCGAAGCTGAATACGGACGGCTGGACGTGCTGGCGAACGTGGCTGGCATTATTCAGACCGGGCCGCTGGCGAACATGACCGAAGCCGATTTCCGCGACATCATGGAAATCAATACGTTTGGCCCGCTGAAGATGACCCGCGCCGCGCTGCCCCTCCTGCGGGCTGTGCGGGGGCGGGTGCTGCTGGTGGCGTCGGTGGGCGGCAAGGTGGGCATTCCTCACCTCGCGCCGTACTCGGTCAGCAAGTTCGCGCTGGTGGGCTTGGGGCAAGTGTTGCGGGCAGAGTTGGCGCAAGAAGGCATCACCGTGACCACCGTTTGCCCCGGCCTGATGCAGACTGGAAGCGCCCGCAACGCCACCGTGAAGGGTCAGCACGCCCGCGAATACGCGTTGTTTGCCACGCTGGACAACTTGCCCGTGATTTCTATGGCCGCACCGGAAGCCGCCCGCCGTATGGTGAATGCCACCGTGCGCGGCGACGCCGAGGCCATGATCGGCGGGCCAGCCGTGCTGCTGCGAACCGCGCAGGCCATCGCCCCGCAACTCACCGCCGATCTGATGGCGCTGGGCAACCGCTTCCTGCCCCGGCCCACGCCCAGTGACCGAGGAGTTATAGGCAAAAACGCCGAAAGCCCGATTACCCAGAAGAACCCGATCAAGCGGGCGGCGGAAGCGGAATTTAACGAGTAG
- the nadE gene encoding ammonia-dependent NAD(+) synthetase, whose protein sequence is MPDTLSRQRRIARELHVQSGIDPAAEVQRRVNFLTAYLNRSGAAGFVLGISGGQDSTLAGRLCQLAAEQVRAAGGTCSFLAVRLPHGVQADEADAQTSLDFIRPDRCVTVNIQPAAEASAQAAAAALGLPLRDFVRGNIKARERMTAQYALAGQEGLLVVGTDHAAEAVTGFFTKYGDGGVDLTPLTGLTKRQGAALLRHLGAPESTWRKVPTADLEDDRPGLPDEVALGLTYTQIDDYLEGRDVDGDVSATLERLYTQTRHKRTVPVTPFDDWWQAQEQQG, encoded by the coding sequence ATGCCCGACACCCTGTCCCGGCAACGCCGCATTGCGCGTGAACTTCACGTTCAGTCCGGCATCGACCCCGCTGCGGAAGTGCAGCGCCGTGTGAATTTTCTAACCGCCTACCTGAACCGTTCCGGGGCGGCTGGCTTCGTGCTGGGGATCAGTGGTGGGCAGGACAGCACCCTCGCGGGCCGTCTGTGCCAACTGGCCGCCGAACAGGTGCGGGCGGCGGGCGGCACCTGCTCTTTTTTGGCTGTGCGGCTGCCCCACGGCGTGCAGGCCGACGAAGCCGACGCCCAGACCTCGCTGGATTTTATTCGGCCTGACCGCTGCGTGACCGTGAATATCCAGCCCGCCGCAGAGGCCAGCGCTCAGGCCGCCGCCGCCGCTCTGGGGCTGCCGCTGCGCGACTTTGTGCGCGGCAACATCAAGGCCCGCGAACGCATGACCGCGCAGTACGCGCTGGCCGGGCAGGAAGGACTGCTGGTGGTGGGCACCGACCACGCCGCCGAAGCCGTGACCGGGTTTTTTACCAAATACGGCGACGGCGGCGTAGACCTGACGCCCCTCACCGGGCTGACCAAACGGCAGGGAGCCGCGCTGCTTCGGCATCTGGGGGCACCGGAAAGCACCTGGCGCAAGGTGCCGACGGCGGATTTAGAGGATGACCGCCCCGGCCTGCCGGACGAGGTGGCCTTGGGCCTCACCTACACCCAGATCGATGATTATCTGGAGGGCCGCGATGTGGACGGCGACGTGTCAGCCACACTGGAGCGCCTGTATACCCAGACCCGTCACAAGCGCACCGTACCCGTGACCCCCTTTGACGACTGGTGGCAAGCACAGGAGCAACAGGGTTGA
- a CDS encoding MFS transporter translates to MTQPSARSPVAAPPALAVDAAIDQLGLGRFQWRLLLICGLTWAADAMEVLLMGFALPGISAEFGLARGSADATVLLTATFAGMLVGALFWGWLADRIGRRTVFLITVMLGVVFGLLGAVSPTVALLVVARFLTGFAIGGTLPVDYSMMAEFVPTAWRGRFLVYLESFWALGTVLVAALAWWLSTVFPPEEAWRWLLAAAALPGLIGLVARFGIPDSPRSLLSRGQPAEARAALLRVAQVNRTTLPDVPLLVPPPAPPVTPAALFRGAMRRRTVLLALVWFGLSLGYYGIFSWLPSVLRAQGLDLGAVYRTSLLLALAQIPGYVLAAYLVERIGRRATLVGYLAASAVGAYLFLLAGTPGAVLATSAALSFSLLGAWGALYAYTPELFPTPLRTTGMGFVSGMARLASVLSPSVGAMLLTGHLSVALTLFAVCFALAAACAWAIGIETRGQRLPEAVV, encoded by the coding sequence ATGACTCAACCCTCAGCTCGTTCGCCTGTGGCCGCTCCCCCGGCTCTGGCGGTAGATGCCGCAATAGACCAGCTTGGCCTGGGCCGATTCCAGTGGCGGCTGCTGCTCATCTGTGGCCTGACTTGGGCCGCCGACGCCATGGAAGTGCTGCTGATGGGCTTCGCGCTGCCTGGCATCAGTGCGGAATTCGGGTTGGCGCGGGGTTCGGCAGACGCCACGGTGTTGCTGACTGCCACCTTCGCGGGAATGCTGGTGGGCGCACTGTTCTGGGGCTGGCTGGCAGACCGGATCGGGCGGCGCACCGTCTTCTTGATCACGGTCATGCTGGGCGTGGTCTTCGGACTACTCGGCGCGGTGTCGCCCACTGTGGCCCTGCTGGTCGTGGCCCGCTTCCTCACCGGATTCGCCATCGGCGGCACGCTGCCCGTGGACTATTCGATGATGGCTGAATTTGTGCCGACGGCCTGGCGCGGGCGATTCCTGGTGTATCTGGAGTCGTTCTGGGCGCTGGGCACGGTGCTGGTGGCGGCGCTGGCGTGGTGGCTCAGCACCGTGTTTCCTCCTGAGGAGGCGTGGCGCTGGCTGTTGGCCGCCGCCGCCCTGCCGGGGTTGATCGGTCTGGTGGCCCGCTTCGGCATCCCCGATTCCCCGCGCTCGCTGCTGAGCCGGGGCCAACCCGCCGAAGCCCGCGCCGCGCTGCTGCGGGTGGCCCAAGTGAACCGCACCACGCTCCCCGATGTGCCGCTGCTGGTTCCACCTCCTGCGCCCCCGGTCACGCCTGCCGCGCTGTTCCGGGGGGCCATGCGCCGCCGCACCGTCCTGCTGGCGCTGGTCTGGTTTGGCCTGAGTCTGGGGTATTACGGAATTTTTTCGTGGCTGCCCAGTGTTCTGCGGGCACAGGGCCTCGATCTGGGCGCGGTCTACCGCACATCGCTGCTGCTGGCCCTGGCCCAGATTCCGGGGTATGTGCTGGCCGCCTACTTGGTCGAGCGGATTGGCCGCCGGGCCACCCTGGTCGGCTATCTGGCCGCCAGTGCGGTGGGAGCTTACCTGTTTTTGCTGGCAGGCACGCCGGGCGCGGTGCTGGCGACTTCTGCGGCCTTGTCGTTTTCGCTGCTGGGCGCTTGGGGGGCGCTGTACGCCTACACCCCGGAACTGTTTCCCACGCCGCTGCGAACGACGGGTATGGGGTTTGTCAGTGGCATGGCCCGCTTGGCCAGTGTGCTGTCGCCCAGCGTGGGGGCCATGCTTCTGACCGGACATCTGAGCGTGGCCCTGACCCTGTTCGCCGTCTGTTTTGCGCTGGCTGCCGCGTGTGCCTGGGCCATCGGGATAGAAACGCGGGGCCAGCGCCTGCCGGAAGCCGTGGTATGA
- a CDS encoding nicotinate phosphoribosyltransferase, which produces MPSLSPLLTDLYQLTMMQGYHHHGLHTHEAVFDLYFRRLPFEGGYAVWAGLEPLLDSLEGLHFAEADLAYLDTLNLFSPAFLEALRGWRFSGQIEAFREGRVVFAHEPLLTVTAPLWEAQLIETLLLNTLNFQTLVATKAARCVQAAQASPYGGQVVEFGARRAQGPDGAVSAARAAFVGGATGTSNVEAGRQFGLPVTGTHAHAWVESFPTELHAFRAYASLYPDSTTLLLDTVDTLRSGLPNALTVARELREQGHELRGVRLDSGDLAYLSRHIRAALDEAGFGGVQIVASNDLSESVIAGVIAEGGRIDVYGVGTQLTTAGGTGGGALGGVFKLAALQGVPKMKLTGDPAKSSLPGSKHVWRATDEAGTLMLDVLTLGDRPQAGQRVSDPTNPLRSTVLEASMQWANAREVVMQGGQRTSAPESLRDVQARAKAELACLPAGTRRPLNPHTYRVSLGGDVAALRDQVAEGLRGHLGQ; this is translated from the coding sequence ATGCCTTCCTTGTCGCCGCTGCTGACCGACCTGTACCAGCTGACCATGATGCAGGGCTACCACCATCACGGGCTGCACACCCACGAGGCGGTGTTCGATCTGTATTTTCGCCGCCTGCCTTTCGAGGGCGGGTATGCGGTCTGGGCTGGATTGGAACCCCTGCTGGACAGCCTAGAGGGCCTGCATTTTGCCGAAGCGGATCTGGCCTATCTGGACACGCTGAACCTGTTTTCCCCCGCTTTTCTGGAGGCGCTGCGGGGCTGGCGCTTCAGTGGGCAGATCGAGGCCTTCCGCGAGGGCCGGGTGGTGTTTGCCCACGAGCCTCTGCTGACCGTGACCGCGCCGCTCTGGGAAGCGCAATTGATCGAAACCCTGCTGCTGAACACGCTGAATTTTCAGACGTTGGTGGCGACCAAGGCGGCCCGCTGCGTGCAGGCGGCGCAGGCCAGCCCTTACGGTGGTCAGGTGGTGGAATTCGGCGCGAGGCGGGCGCAGGGGCCAGATGGTGCGGTCAGCGCGGCGCGGGCGGCTTTTGTGGGCGGCGCAACCGGAACCAGCAACGTGGAAGCGGGGCGGCAATTCGGGCTGCCTGTCACGGGTACCCATGCCCATGCCTGGGTCGAAAGCTTTCCCACCGAGCTCCATGCTTTCCGCGCCTACGCCAGCCTTTATCCCGACAGCACTACCCTGCTGCTCGATACGGTGGATACCCTGCGGAGTGGCCTGCCCAACGCCCTGACTGTGGCCCGTGAACTGCGCGAACAGGGCCATGAGTTGCGCGGCGTGCGGCTGGACAGCGGCGATCTGGCGTATTTGTCGCGCCATATTCGGGCGGCGCTGGATGAGGCAGGGTTTGGAGGGGTGCAGATTGTCGCCAGCAACGATCTGTCGGAATCGGTGATCGCTGGAGTCATTGCCGAGGGGGGCCGAATCGATGTGTACGGCGTGGGCACGCAACTGACGACGGCGGGCGGCACAGGCGGCGGCGCGCTGGGCGGCGTATTCAAACTGGCGGCGCTGCAAGGCGTTCCCAAAATGAAGCTGACGGGCGATCCGGCCAAGTCCAGTCTGCCGGGATCGAAGCACGTCTGGCGGGCCACCGATGAGGCGGGCACCCTCATGCTGGATGTCCTGACACTTGGAGACAGGCCGCAGGCGGGGCAGCGGGTCAGCGATCCTACCAATCCACTGCGGTCAACGGTGCTGGAAGCCAGCATGCAGTGGGCCAACGCCCGCGAGGTGGTCATGCAGGGCGGCCAGCGCACCTCTGCCCCCGAGTCATTGCGGGACGTGCAGGCGCGGGCCAAGGCCGAACTGGCCTGTCTGCCTGCGGGCACGCGCCGCCCGCTGAATCCACACACCTACCGCGTCAGCCTGGGGGGCGATGTGGCGGCCCTGCGGGATCAGGTCGCGGAAGGCCTGCGCGGTCATCTGGGCCAATGA
- a CDS encoding adenylyltransferase/cytidyltransferase family protein, which produces MSPGGPRVISKVNAGVPAVFVGRFQPPHAAHVATIIQALGRAPRVLVLVGSANLARSIRNPFSAPERARMLRAALQEAGADVRQVRFRALSDHFDANRWAADVRWQAAQVFGPAQAVALVGFEKDASTAYLRWFPGWSRLPVPEAPGLNATDTRAALFEGLPLPPGLPESVRAFLTQFALTPAFARLQAEWHAVRRLQAALPAGAHLQEERWVRLTAQHIWLQTRTQAIGRGLWELPGRVLAPGVQPGAVADTVFDHPARSLVAHTTAHVYRADPPPEPRYAASRPVLLTTALARPRRFFEDHHVILGRFLEAAAY; this is translated from the coding sequence ATGAGTCCCGGTGGCCCGCGTGTCATCAGCAAGGTAAATGCAGGAGTGCCCGCCGTCTTCGTGGGCCGGTTTCAGCCGCCGCACGCCGCACATGTCGCCACCATCATTCAGGCTCTGGGGCGAGCGCCGCGAGTGCTGGTGTTGGTGGGCAGCGCCAATCTGGCGCGCAGCATCCGCAACCCCTTCAGCGCTCCCGAACGCGCCCGGATGTTGCGCGCCGCCCTCCAGGAAGCGGGAGCCGATGTTCGTCAGGTCAGGTTCCGCGCTTTGTCAGACCACTTTGATGCAAACCGCTGGGCCGCCGATGTGCGCTGGCAGGCCGCGCAGGTGTTCGGCCCGGCTCAGGCGGTGGCGTTGGTCGGCTTCGAAAAGGATGCCAGCACCGCTTATCTGCGCTGGTTTCCCGGTTGGTCGCGTCTGCCTGTGCCCGAAGCGCCGGGCCTGAACGCCACCGATACTCGCGCCGCGCTGTTTGAGGGCTTGCCTCTGCCCCCCGGTCTTCCCGAATCGGTGCGGGCTTTCTTGACACAGTTTGCTCTGACCCCCGCTTTTGCCCGGTTGCAGGCCGAATGGCACGCCGTCCGGCGACTTCAGGCGGCCCTGCCAGCCGGGGCGCACTTGCAGGAGGAACGCTGGGTGCGCCTGACCGCCCAGCACATCTGGCTTCAGACCCGCACACAGGCGATTGGACGGGGCTTGTGGGAGTTGCCGGGGCGGGTGCTTGCGCCGGGGGTGCAGCCAGGGGCCGTGGCCGACACCGTGTTCGACCACCCGGCCCGGTCACTGGTGGCGCACACTACTGCCCACGTCTACCGGGCCGATCCGCCGCCCGAACCCCGCTACGCCGCCTCGCGCCCGGTTCTCTTGACCACCGCTTTGGCCCGCCCCCGCCGCTTTTTTGAGGATCACCACGTTATTCTGGGCCGCTTTCTGGAGGCCGCAGCCTACTGA
- the meaB gene encoding methylmalonyl Co-A mutase-associated GTPase MeaB — MPPAAHPLTAPLLAGNRRALAQAITLAESTRPDHEAQAQQLLAEVGGQRKQTVRVGLTGVPGVGKSTFIEALGVQLADAGHRVAVLAVDPSSARTGGSIMGDKTRMPRLTVHPNAFIRPSPSGGTLGGVARRTREALLLCEAAGYGVVLVETVGVGQSETQVAAMTDLFVLLTLHGAGDELQGIKRGIMELADVCVVNKADTDPAAANRAQSELTAALSLLTPHSAVWHPRVLQVSSVSGAGVDSVWEAVQAYTATVDLPAKRRTQTAAWFDDLLREVAWRNFLQQTDAAALARLRAEVLGGTLTPVQGVSRLRPPESGPE, encoded by the coding sequence ATGCCGCCCGCCGCACACCCCCTCACCGCGCCCTTGCTGGCCGGAAACCGCCGGGCGCTGGCGCAGGCGATTACGCTGGCCGAAAGCACCCGGCCTGACCATGAGGCGCAGGCGCAACAGCTTTTGGCCGAAGTGGGTGGACAGCGAAAACAGACCGTGCGCGTGGGCCTGACCGGGGTTCCGGGCGTGGGCAAAAGCACGTTTATAGAGGCGCTGGGCGTGCAATTGGCCGATGCAGGCCACAGAGTCGCGGTGCTGGCCGTAGACCCCAGCAGCGCGCGAACAGGCGGCAGCATCATGGGCGACAAGACCCGGATGCCGCGCCTGACGGTGCATCCCAATGCTTTTATTCGGCCCAGTCCGAGTGGCGGCACACTGGGCGGGGTGGCGCGGCGCACGCGGGAAGCCCTGCTGCTGTGCGAGGCGGCAGGTTACGGCGTGGTGTTGGTAGAAACCGTGGGCGTGGGCCAATCCGAGACCCAGGTGGCCGCTATGACCGACCTGTTCGTGCTGTTGACGCTGCACGGCGCGGGCGACGAATTACAGGGAATCAAGCGCGGCATTATGGAACTGGCCGACGTATGCGTGGTGAACAAGGCCGACACCGACCCAGCCGCCGCCAACCGCGCCCAGTCGGAATTGACGGCGGCCCTGAGTCTGCTGACGCCGCACAGCGCCGTGTGGCACCCCCGTGTACTGCAAGTTTCATCGGTGTCTGGGGCAGGCGTGGACAGCGTGTGGGAAGCGGTGCAGGCGTATACAGCTACGGTGGATCTTCCCGCCAAGCGCCGCACCCAGACCGCCGCGTGGTTTGACGACCTGCTGCGCGAAGTGGCGTGGCGCAACTTTTTGCAGCAGACAGATGCGGCAGCGTTGGCACGGTTGCGGGCCGAAGTCTTGGGCGGAACGCTGACGCCTGTGCAGGGTGTCAGTAGGCTGCGGCCTCCAGAAAGCGGCCCAGAATAA